In a genomic window of Salvelinus fontinalis isolate EN_2023a chromosome 7, ASM2944872v1, whole genome shotgun sequence:
- the si:ch73-174h16.4 gene encoding leucine-rich repeat-containing protein 14 gives MVLPLVNLCAKEVVSDHSSSPGWLGCVPRELYRPLLEAAFSNCRPLAVGELVQRWPERTLRAGGRRQGQSPPNRLCVQALLLAVVRGLSDKRCALQVLDLCGLQCEEGGVGDPMGGWSLTVALSTMVVQARAAAQRSLGREGERERKRVLAMERERDVVKRERGGGLEEGEGGGLLVESVRKEKEETSGCLREDQQVKGVRRRMEMERRKESAAVAGLAGGKVGEGEADSKVDSEVVVCVRADLFVNARSWERVRAALGTTGPLKLQCRYVRVEELSVSSIGSLLDLLPRHVLLGVDIRYSCLGVAGLALLLPQLSMFPMLSSLRLHYCNLDIRRDMAGQEGAMKEMSQGLGKLSQLRRLSLTALRLPGHLRMLLSSFPQPLEVLELPYLSLTPADLSYLSCSPHASSLQQLDLSENRLDELALPSVRRLFSQASSCLMQLSLSGCGLTDGLLAAMLPSLSCCRGLKSLGLALNPLSLAGLLDLVRMAVRMPSLRQLLYPNPLEDYQPGLPPMPSSAQLLDWPLDELVEVHEATSLQLDRVVMESGRSDLILTCDLLNYNKDLVEQ, from the exons ATGGTGCTTCCCTTGGTGAATCTTTGTGCCAAAGAGGTTGTGAGTGATCACAGTTCCTCTCCGGGTTGGCTTGGTTGTGTACCCAGGGAACTGTACAGACCGCTTCTGGAGGCTGCCTTCAGCAACTGCCGCCCGCTGGCTGTCGGGGAATTGGTGCAGCGATGGCCCGAGCGGACTCTGCGGGCTGGCGGCCGGAGGCAGGGGCAGAGTCCTCCAAATCGACTCTGTGTCCAGGCTCTCTTGCTCGCGGTGGTCAGAGGGTTGTCGGACAAAAG GTGTGCTCTCCAGGTGCTGGACCTATGTGGGctgcagtgtgaggagggaggagtgggagaCCCAATGGGTGGTTGGTCACTGACCGTGGCCCTCAGCACCATGGTTGTACAGGCCAGGGCTGCAGCTCAGAGGTCCctcgggagagagggggaacgggAAAGGAAGAGAGTGCTGGccatggaaagggagagagacgtgGTCAAacgagaaagaggaggagggttagaggaaggagagggaggtgggcTGCTGGTGGAGTCGgtgagaaaagagaaagaggagacatCGGGGTGTCTGCGGGAGGACCAGCAGGTgaagggggtgaggaggaggatggagatggagaggagaaaggagagtgcAGCAGTGGCTGGTCTGGCAGGCGGCAAAGTGGGCGAGGGGGAGGCAGACTCTAAGGTAGACAGcgaggtggtggtgtgtgtgaggGCCGACCTCTTTGTGAACGCCCGCTCCTGGGAGCGTGTGCGCGCAGCCCTGGGTACGACAGGCCCCCTCAAGTTACAGTGCAGGTATGTCCGTGTGGAGGAGCTCTCCGTCTCCAGCATCGGATCTCTGCTAGACCTCCTACCCCGTCATGTCCTCCTGGGGGTGGACATCCGCTACAGCTGCCTGGGGGTGGCCGGCctggctctcctcctccctcagctCTCCATGTTCCCCATGCTGAGCTCCTTGCGCCTGCACTATTGCAACCTGGACATCCGCAGAGACATGGCCGGCCAGGAGGGGGCAATGAAGGAGATGTCCCAGGGGCTGGGGAAGCTCAGTCAGCTGCGCCGCCTCAGCCTCACTGCCCTCCGGCTGCCTGGACACCTCCGCATGCTGCTCAG CTCTTTCCCTCAGCCGCTGGAGGTGCTGGAGCTTCCCTACCTGAGCCTGACCCCCGCCGACCTCTCCTATCTATCCTGCAGCCCGCACGCCTCCTCGCTGCAGCAACTGGACCTGAGTGAGAACAGGCTGGATGAGTTGGCCTTGCCCTCGGTGCGTCGCCTCTTCTCCCAGGCGTCCAGCTGCCTCATGCAACTTTCCCTGAGCGGCTGTGGCCTCACCGACGGCCTGTTGGCGGCAATGCTCCCGTCGCTCAGCTGCTGCCGGGGCCTGAAGAGCCTGGGCCTCGCCTTGAACCCGCTCTCCCTGGCCGGGCTCCTGGACCTGGTGAGGATGGCGGTCAGGATGCCCTCCCTCCGACAGCTTCTGTACCCCAATCCCCTGGAGGACTACCAGCCTGGGCTGCCCCCCATGCCCTCCAGTGCCCAGCTGCTGGACTGGCCCTTGGATGAGCTGGTGGAGGTCCACGAGGCCACCAGTCTCCAACTGGACAGGGTGGTGATGGAGAGTGGCCGCTCGGACCTGATCCTGACCTGCGACCTTCTCAACTACAATAAAGACTTGGTGGAGCAGTGA